From a single Mangifera indica cultivar Alphonso chromosome 19, CATAS_Mindica_2.1, whole genome shotgun sequence genomic region:
- the LOC123202766 gene encoding uncharacterized protein LOC123202766: MAERQTFAINYQEGAYRFHDAYRFRVHMSLRTKMDIMTIIRNKLTFTQRAIFRTTCFGHLLDFTEPRFSAIFIQAMLFRMINRGNPDKEIWFRINGVEFRFSPVEFALVTGLIFGEDMDVSNYVNCTETPRLREEYFPNIHRLLSHGEIEQAFNNEIWGDNDDDAVKFAVLYYAFTGLLGADNRTKIPDHFLHLVDNLDAFSRYPWGTLTWNKTVDSMRKGIHNKYQYCVEHYPPYTSPLPLLSYSILGYPIAFQYWIYETIQNLSPYIRLEVNDRIPRILKWKTIVLPTWDDILILWDAPPEGITTTLHPTETERYSEWYIRALEFMGEDTPSTSSDDESIDSDNDDDIQSNHSIPFQIAPRGSSQSSTASLRISLSRGARPVIPLTSHIRQTSPSHVSSSRTGHPRESHRAFDNVRVFPPQMFTSRGSHPQEHQMDELVRHSIHGTSYSDVSYDRLQQILTEHGRGISSQIQQQLDQHAVMMRTEWERQLSMFREEMQSHWQQQTSIFHKEIQDQRQQQTSILRGEMQELQTSLNNRIARLEDSYVQASRSIPLDDLSDNNVRQQVQDQPITIQKLTRTKKV, translated from the exons ATGGCAGAAAGACAG acATTTGCAATCAACTACCAAGAGGGGGCATATAGATTCCATGATGCATACAGATTCCGAGTGCACATGTCACTTCGGACAAAGATGGATATTAtgactataattaggaataaactaacatttactcAGAGAGCCATTTTTCGGACAACCTGTTTTGGACACTTATTAGATTTCACGGAGCCACGATTCAGTGCCATATTTATTCAAGCGATGTTATTTCGTATGATCAACCGCGGGAACCCAGACAAAGAAATATGGTTCAgaataaatggtgttgaatTTCGATTCAGTCCTGTTGAGTTTGCACTAGTCACTGGTCTGATTTTTGGGGAGGACATGGATGTGTCCAATTACGTTAATTGCACGGAGACGCCTCGATTGAGAGAGGAATACTTCCCGAACATTCACAGGTTGTTATCCCATGGGGAGATCGAGCAAGCATTCAACAATGAAATTTGGGGAGACAATGATGACGACGCAGTGAAGTTCGCGGTCTTATATTATGCATTTACAGGATTATTAGGGGCAGACAACAGAACCAAAATACCTgatcattttttgcatttagtggataatttagatgcatttagtcgATACCCATGGGGAACACTGACATGGAATAAAACAGTTGACTCAATGCGGAAAGGTATCCATAACAAATATCAGTATTGTGTTGAACATTACCCCCCATACACAAGTCCGCTTCCACTTCTCAGTTACAGTATTTTAGGATACCCGATTGCTTTTCAA tattggatttatgagacgatTCAAAATCTATCGCCTTATATCCGTCTGGAAGTAAATGATCGAATCCCCCGTATCTTGAAATGGAAAACAATTGTACTACCTACATGGGATGACATATTAATACTTTGGGACGCTCCTCCG GAGGGGATTACAACTACATTACATCCGACCGAGACTGAGCGTTACTCTGAGTGGTATATTCGAGCTTTAGAGTTTATGGGAGAAGATACACCATCGACATCATCAGATGACGAGTCTATAGATTCAGACAATGATGATGACATCCAGTCGAATCATTCTATTCCTTTTCAGATAGCCCCTAGAGGGTCTTCACAGTCTTCCACCGCTTCCTTACGAATATCTTTATCACGAGGTGCCAGACCCGTTATTCCTCTGACGTCTCATATTAGACAGACATCCCCTTCACATGTGTCATCCTCTCGCACTGGACACCCCCGAGAGTCACATAGGGCCTTTGATAATGTACGTGTTTTCCCTCCACAAATGTTTACTTCTCGTGGCTCTCATCCTCAAGAGCACCAGATGGACGAGCTTGTAAGACACTCGATCCATGGGACATCGTACAGTGATGTATCATATGACCGTCTTCAACAGATCTTAACAGAACATGGAAGAGGCATAAGCTCTCAGATACAACAACAATTAGACCAGCACGCTGTAATGATGCGTACGGAGTGGGAGAGACAGTTATCAATGTTTCGTGAGGAGATGCAATCACATTGGCAACAACAAACATCGATATTTCATAAGGAGATACAGGATCAACGACAACAACAAACATCGATACTTCGGGGGGAGATGCAAGAACTccaaacatcattaaataatcgAATTGCAAGACTTGAGGATTCTTATGTTCAGGCATCAAGATCAATACCG TTGGATGACTTATCGGATAATAATGTCCGACAACAAGTGCAGGACCAACCAATCACTATTCAGAAGTTGACAAGAACTAAAAAAGTGTGA